The following coding sequences lie in one Brachionichthys hirsutus isolate HB-005 chromosome 15, CSIRO-AGI_Bhir_v1, whole genome shotgun sequence genomic window:
- the LOC137904640 gene encoding keratin, type I cytoskeletal 9-like — MYSSGYSQVSMRTMQPQKKMQQHRSRGKSCGYYMRIVFFFSSLIQSLIIVSLVLFLIYGKKQDSASVARIQDLEESFSRLSIENVDLKRQRKNLTSLLNGTLIEKARNDWDLAMLRYLSNRSMLIIDDFRSRLKQCSEELFSCKQISISVLLHLPPVGPGTCNCGLLLEQLNAKLIFVESNLTQTRQRMSREMDQMARERDNLNLQAISLRREKFTKEKELEFFRQKCKDDFTQSMSGISNVTKAFLQKVDSLVPACMAFQLTCPKQREHLEQIRTNCSSLSREVEDRFQRYLDNVGEQVSSIQAESSRLKAENWRLSDDYRRCSQNRTAMIQQHKQHLDKLQLKHDEDKENLLTDKMKLNGEIEVLDNNVKYKNKEVEHLRQQLRQLNLTCMSKTGFMGLPGGSASRTVANQNGWTMTGTGGSSASSGSSGLGQFGRIGSGLSYGSSGSTFNKVGSTGTGASSTSLSSSGSSSATGYGLNKPLSTGTGSSSTSLSSSGSSSATGYGLHKPLSTGTGSSSTFLSSSGSSSATGYGLNKPLSTGTGSSSTSLSSSGASSATGFGFKKPGSGGTGSSSTSLSSSGASSAAGFGYKKPGSAGTGSSSTSLSSSGSSSSTGFGLNKPLSTGTGSSSTSLSSSGSGSATGSGYNKPGSTGGIFSGIGSTGSKPSLSPSGTGYNKPATSSRGSSSIGSTGSSSSETGSSKTAANTKSSSSSSSSSSGSTSKSSSGFSWLGFGSRSSGQSKTGSGTGKETSGGSTGTGSVLGGGRTSGLGGGSVSVAQHLQDLQRLINPVRPEERQDLSRILG; from the exons ATGTACAGCAGCGGCTACTCCCAGGTCTCGATGCGCACTATGCAACCCCAAAAGAAGATGCAGCAGCACCGTTCAAGGGGCAAGAGCTGCGGCTACTACATGCGgatcgtcttcttcttctcgtcgCTCATCCAGTCCCTGATTATAGTCAGCCTGGTGCTCTTTCTGATTTACGGTAAAAAGCAGGATTCGGCATCGGTGGCACGCATccaggacctggaggagagcTTCAGCCGGCTCTCCATAGAGAACGTCGATCTGAAGCGCCAGAGGAAAAACCTCACCTCCTTACTCAACGGCACGCTGATCGAAAAGGCCCGCAACGACTGGGACCTGGCCATGCTGCGCTATCTCTCCAACCGCTCAATGCTCATCATCGATGATTTCCGCAGCAGACTG AAACAATGCAGTGAGGAGTTGTTCAGCTGCAA ACAAATCAGCATTTCTGTTCTTCTTCATCTCCCTCCAGTGGGCCCGGGTACGTGCAACTGTGGGCTGTTGCTGGAACAGCTGAATGCCAAGCTCATATTTGTGGAATCCAACTTGACACAGACAAGACAGAGGATGAGCAGGGAAATGGACCAGATGGCCAGAGAGCGGGATAACCTGAATTTGCAGGCTATCAGCCTGAGGAGGGAAAAATtcaccaaagaaaaggagctGGAATTCTTCAGGCAGAAATGCAAAGACGATTTTACCCAGTCCATGAGCGGCATCTCCAATGTCACCAAGGCGTTCCTGCAGAAGGTCGATTCCCTCGTTCCTGCATGCATGGCCTTCCAGCTCACCTGTCCAAAGCAGAGGGAGCATCTCGAGCAGATCCGCACCAACTGCAGCAGTCTGTCcagagaggtggaggacaggTTCCAGCGTTACCTGGACAACGTGGGCGAGCAGGTGTCGAGCATCCAGGCCGAGAGCAGCCGCTTGAAGGCAGAGAACTGGCGGCTGTCTGACGACTACCGCCGGTGCAGCCAGAATCGCACGGCCATGATCCAGCAGCACAAACAACATTTAGACAAGCTCCAGTTGAAACACGATGAGGACAAAGAGAACCTCCTGACTGACAAGATGAAGCTCAATGGAGAGATAGAAGTCCTGGACAACAATGTCAAATATAAGAATAAAGAGGTTGAACACCTGAGGCAGCAACTCAGGCAGCTAAACCTGACATGCATGTCCAAG acagggTTCATGGGATTACCAGGAGGCTCAGCTTCTCGGACCGTCGCCAACCAGAATGGATGGACCATGACCGGCACTGGTGGGTCCAGtgcctcatctggctcctctggATTGGGTCAGTTCGGAAGGATAGGGTCAGGTTTGAGCTATGGCTCATCCGGGTCAACATTCAATAAGGTAGGATCAACCGGAACAGGCGCCTCAAGCACATCCCTCTCTTCATCCGGATCAAGTAGTGCTACTGGATATGGATTAAACAAGCCACTCTCTACTGGAACAGGCTCTTCGAGCACATCCCTCTCTTCATCCGGATCAAGTAGTGCTACTGGATATGGATTACACAAGCCACTCTCTACTGGAACAGGCTCTTCGAGCACATTCCTCTCTTCATCCGGATCAAGTAGTGCTACTGGATATGGATTAAACAAGCCACTCTCTACTGGAACAGGCTCTTCGAGCACATCCCTCTCTTCATCCGGGGCGAGCAGCGCGACTGGATTCGGATTCAAGAAGCCAGGATCGGGTGGGACAGGGTCTTCGAGCACATCCCTCTCTTCATCCGGGGCGAGCAGCGCAGCTGGATTCGGATACAAGAAGCCAGGATCGGCTGGGACAGGGTCTTCGAGCACATCCCTCTCTTCATCCGGATCAAGTAGTAGTACTGGATTTGGATTAAACAAGCCACTCTCAACTGGAACAGGCTCCTCAAGCACATCCCTTTCTTCATCTGGGTCAGGTAGCGCCACAGGTTCAGGATATAATAAGCCGGGATCAACTGGGGGGATTTTCTCAGGCATTGGATCAACAGGATCAAAACCAAGTCTTAGCCCAAGTGGAACAGGCTACAATAAGCCAGCAACTAGCTCGAGAGGCTCATCAAGCATCGGGTCAACTGGGTCAAGTTCAAGCGAGACAGGCTCAAGTAAGACTGCAGCAAATACGAAaagctcctcatcctcttcatcatcatcatctggatcGACCAGTAAAAGTAGCTCTGGATTTTCTTGGCTTGGGTTCGGGAGCAGGAGCTCAGGACAAAGCAAGACAGGAAGTGGGACAGGAAAAGAAACGTCAGGCGGGAGCACTGGAACGGGATCGGTATTAGGTGGGGGACGGACAAGTGGGCTGGGAGGAGGCTCAG TCAGTGTCGCTCAGCACCTTCAGGATCTGCAACGCCTCATCAATCCCGTGCGCCCAGA ggaaagacaagatctgtccagaataTTGGGTTAG
- the nr2f6a gene encoding nuclear receptor subfamily 2 group F member 6a, producing the protein MAMVSGGWGDPNGGTNGLGDKGYLRGEEDDGSPQAGGSDMEAGDDDKVCVVDCVVCGDKSSGKHYGVFTCEGCKSFFKRSVRRNLSYTCRSNRECQIDQHHRNQCQYCRLKKCFRVGMRKEAVQRGRIPRQPSLSPSITAIGGSAGHGGDFYNSNNGGGGGGGQPVSELISQLLRAEPYPSSRYGHQYNQQAGPDNAMGIDNICELAARLLFSTVEWARNIPYFPELPVSDQVALLRLSWSELFILNAAQSALPLHMAPLLAAAGFHSSPMSAERVVSFMDQVRVFQDQVDKLTRLQVDSAEYSCLKAIALFSPDACGLTDPVHVESLQEKAQVALTEYERMQYPSQPQRFGRLLLRLPALRAVPASLISQLFFMRLVGKTPIETLIRDMQLSGSSISWPYVPGQ; encoded by the exons ATGGCCATGGTGAGCGGGGGCTGGGGAGATCCCAATGGGGGCACGAACGGGTTGGGGGACAAGGGCTAcctgaggggggaggaggacgaCGGCTCCCCTCAGGCGGGGGGCAGCGACATGGAGGCCGGAGATGACGACAAGGTCTGCGTGGTGGACTGCGTGGTTTGCGGGGACAAGTCCAGCGGCAAACACTACGGCGTGTTCACGTGCGAGGGCTGCAAGAGCTTCTTCAAGAGGAGCGTGAGACGCAACCTGAGCTACACGTGCAG GTCAAACAGAGAGTGTCAGATCGACCAGCACCACAGGAACCAGTGCCAGTACTGTCGGCTGAAGAAGTGTTTCCGTGTTGGCATGCGCAAAGAAG CAGTTCAACGCGGTCGCATCCCACGGCAGCCAAGCCTCAGTCCGTCCATCACAGCCATCGGTGGCTCCGCCGGCCACGGCGGCGACTTCTACAACAGCAACaacggaggcggcggcggcggcgggcagCCGGTGTCGGAGCTCATCTCCCAGCTGCTGCGAGCTGAGCCGTACCCCAGCAGTCGATACGGACACCAGTACAACCAGCAGGCCGGGCCCGACAATGCCATGGGGATCGACAACATCTGCGAACTGGCTGCCCGGCTCCTGTTCAGCACCGTGGAGTGGGCCAGAAACATCCCCTACTTCCCTGAACTGCCCGTGTCCGACCAG GTAGCCTTGCTGAGGCTGAGCTGGAGCGAGCTGTTCATCCTCAACGCGGCCCAGTCGGCGCTGCCGCTCCACATGGCTCCGTTACTGGCGGCGGCCGGCTTTCACTCCTCTCCCATGTCTGCGGAGCGCGTGGTGTCCTTCATGGACCAGGTGAGGGTGTTCCAGGATCAGGTGGACAAGCTGACCCGGCTGCAGGTGGACTCGGCTGAGTATAGCTGTCTGAAGGCCATCGCGCTGTTTTCACCAG aTGCCTGCGGCCTGACGGACCCCGTCCACGTGGAGTCTCTGCAGGAGAAAGCTCAGGTGGCTCTGACGGAGTACGAGAGGATGCAGTACCCGAGTCAACCTCAGCGTTTTGGGCGCCTGCTCCTGCGCCTCCCCGCCCTGCGTGCGGTCCCCGCCAGCCTCATCTCTCAGCTCTTTTTCATGCGCCTGGTAGGAAAGACACCCATCGAGACGCTGATCCGTGACATGCAGCTTTCCGGAAGCTCAATCAGCTGGCCCTATGTCCCGGGACAGTAG
- the zgc:154006 gene encoding LOW QUALITY PROTEIN: uncharacterized protein zgc:154006 (The sequence of the model RefSeq protein was modified relative to this genomic sequence to represent the inferred CDS: substituted 1 base at 1 genomic stop codon) has protein sequence MKSWSKECDGVGGSSSGERNSICDPPGPVWVTHTPTPDNITDDGDTISTGHISNNPSHTGKESEEKRGRMKAGLKSLIPQSPGGFLHKWWPQSESCNDFNACKGSIQILPNGTRVSPPVSPLLERRNWGEPPDKTIQGSNQTSLSESPPDDLFDPCPAEESLLTSIHPAEYYAEKLEVYNLKYSYLKSWPGLLRLLAGLQLLFGGMVFACIIAYIQKDSEWSNSYGLYNGAYNNGLGLSGYSYRGPMTPFILAVAAVAWILTLILLVMGMTMYYRTILLDSPWWPLTEAFLNVAMFLLYMAAGIVYLNDLNRGGLCYMTVGVNPIMANLCRVDGGQMAGTAFIFINMTMYLGSFLVCLKMWRHEAARREGQRFMDKEFQKTIPLIPQKPKRMSFKDKMEKPPSENHEVQRNSPGLNRHIAPEYTPKVHIIADYIIKYPEISCMEEKEKYKAVFYDQYQEYKDLHRDISATLNKFRELDAMMVRLLRDGKTQEDQQRIQSILNRYQEKKNDPSLLEKKERCDYLTAKLRHIKTRIHTFEQETMSKKIMHEPRYYDGGPPVYSPPYSTTSQAFYPPTHIHSPQSQCAPYTFNVPPDSYYMEEKPQYFYRWFSPPGFVKTFHGATVLMCFLIFACVASTFVWDMNGFGYGGYGVGVPAGTEMGYYGGSYGYSSSYMTPQSAKAAMISMAAVNFLVSLGFLIGSFSRSWVMRGCRFYLTVFICDIILAVLQAIIDIIYVIGVNPMSQSSQSMLYNPILMMCQNIQGSPSLSGSLGAGFPGGLPMYNQYLHHYCYMDPEEAVALVLGLMVVLALSLSAYYAYKTRSKIWRHGKANIYWDQPLVRRSEGQDVQDWVNDVGEGRCTQQASTAAASEKAAPHLRAEHRAVSCSNRXVAADDSRAGFSTNMSQTSKNSNLAGAEPRYQNRRTVCSSSSSSDKSHSLRKPPSCHVDETSTTDPKPGTSALEVMESQCETGYTTGETGNEQDREHTDYLYRFYPAILSDEQRRQYKKEFDADLARYKSLCAEMDELNDQMRELRRQLDPLDEDSIRSQGVAAEYHRLKGLKRTPDYQGKKKRCKELRQKLFHIKHLVKIYDQGL, from the exons ATGAAAAGCTGGAGCAAAGAGTGTGACGGTGTGGGTGGGTCCTCTTCTGGTGAGAGGAACTCCATTTGTGATCCACCAGGACCTGTGTGGGttacgcacacacccacaccagATAATATCACAGATGACGGTGATACAATCTCCACGGGCCACATATCCAATAATCCGTCTCATACAGGGAAAGAGAGCGAGGAGAAAAGGGGACGCATGAAGGCCGGGCTTAAATCCCTCATCCCTCAATCTCCGGGAGGCTTCCTCCATAAATGGTGGCCACAAAGTGAGAGTTGCAATGATTTTAATGCCTGCAAAGGCAGCATCCAGATTCTTCCGAATGGAACACGAGTGAGCCCTCCTGTAAGTCCCCTGTTGGAGCGCAGGAACTGGGGCGAACCACCAGACAAGACAATCCAGGGGTCCAATCAGACCTCCTTATCGGAGAGCCCTCCCGATGACCTGTTTGATCCGTGTCCAGCAGAAGAGTCTCTCCTCACCAGCATCCACCCTGCAGAGTACTACGCTGAGAAGCTGGAGGTCTATAACCTGAAGTACTCTTATTTGAAATCCTGGCCAGGCCTTCTCAGACTTCTCGCTGGGCTGCAGCTCCTGTTTGGTGGGATGGTCTTTGCCTGTATCATCGCCTACATTCAGAAAGACAGTGAGTGGTCCAACAGCTATGGACTCTATAATGGTGCGTATAATAATGGGCTCGGCCTGTCTGGGTACAGCTACAGGGGCCCCATGACTCCCTTTATACTGGCGGTAGCTGCCGTCGCCTGGATCCTAACCCTCATCCTCCTGGTGATGGGAATGACCATGTATTATCGCACCATCCTCCTCGACTCGCCCTGGTGGCCGCTGACAGAGGCCTTTCTCAATGTGGCAATGTTCCTGCTCTACATGGCGGCTGGCATCGTCTACCTGAACGATTTAAACCGGGGGGGGTTGTGCTATATGACAGTAGGCGTTAACCCCATCATGGCCAATCTGTGCCGTGTAGATGGGGGCCAGATGGCGGGAACCGctttcatcttcatcaacaTGACGATGTATTTAGGAAGCTTCCTTGTGTGCCTGAAGATGTGGAGGCATGAGGCTGCGCGCAGGGAGGGGCAGCGCTTTATGGACAAG GAGTTTCAGAAGACCATCCCACTCATCCCTCAAAAACCAAAGCGTATGTCATTCAAGGATAAAATGGAAAAGCCTCCGAGTGAAAATCATGAGGTTCAGAGGAACTCTCCTGGTCTGAACAGACACATCGCGCCTGAATACACCCCAAAAGTACACATAATCGCCGACTATATCAT AAAGTATCCAGAGATCAGTTGTatggaggaaaaggaaaaatacaaagCTGTTTTCTATGATCAGTATCAGGAATACAAAGATCTTCACAGAGACATCAGCGCCACTCTCAATAAATTCAGAGAGCTGGATGCCATGATGGTACGACTCCTCAGAGACGGAAAAACCCAAGAG GATCAGCAgaggattcaaagcattttgaaCAGGTATCAGGAGAAGAAGAAC GATCCATCCCTCCTGGAGAAGAAGGAACGCTGTGACTATCTGACAGCTAAGTTACGTCACATCAAAACCAGAATCCATACGTTTGAACAGGAAACCATGTCAAAAA AAATCATGCATGAGCCTCGATACTACGATGGTGGCCCCCCAGTGTACAGCCCGCCTTACAGCACCACCTCCCAAGCTTTCTACCCTCCAACGCACATTCACTCCCCCCAGAGCCAGTGTGCGCCCTACACATTTAATGTCCCTCCAGACTCCTACTACATGGAGGAGAAGCCTCAGTACTTCTACCGTTGgttttctcctcctggattTGTCAAAACCTTCCATGGAGCTACGGTGCTCATGTGTTTTCTCATCTTTGCCTGCGTGGCTTCAACTTTTGTGTGGGACATGAATGGATTTGGGTACGGGGGCTACGGCGTTGGCGTTCCAGCAGGGACGGAGATGGGATATTATGGAGGCAGCTATGGCTACAGTAGCTCATACATGACCCCACAGTCTGCAAAGGCAGCTATGATTTCAATGGCGGCTGTTAACTTCCTGGTTTCTCTGGGGTTCCTGATTGGGAGTTTCTCACGGTCGTGGGTCATGCGGGGTTGCAGGTTCTACCtcactgtgtttatttgtgacATCATACTGGCTGTCCTTCAG GCCATCATTGACATCATCTATGTGATTGGAGTGAACCCCATGTCTCAGAGCTCACAGAGCATGCTGTACAACCCCATACTGATGATGTGCCAGAACATCCAGGGCAGCCCCAGCCTCAGCGGTAGCCTGGGGGCTGGGTTTCCAGGGGGGCTCCCAATGTACAATCAATACCTGCATCACTACTGCTACATGGACCCTGAGGAA GCGGTCGCACTAGTGCTGGGTCTGATGGTAGTGCTGGCCTTGTCCCTGTCGGCTTACTACGCCTACAAGACCCGCAGCAAAATTTGGCGCCATGGAAAAGCCAACATCTACTGGGATCAGCCTCTGGTCAGGCGGTCAGAAGGGCAGGATGTACAAGACTGG GTGAACGATGTTGGGGAGGGGCGCTGCACCCAGCAGGCATCTACCGCTGCTGCATCAGAGAAAGCAGCGCCTCACCTGAGGGCGGAGCATCGAGCTGTCTCCTGCAGCAACAGGTGAGTGGCAGCTGATGATTCCAGAGCAGGATTCAGCACAAACATGTCCCAAACTTCAAAAAACTCTAATCTTGCT GGTGCTGAGCCCCGGTACCAGAACCGTAGGACCGtttgctccagcagctcctcctcagaTAAGAGCCACAGTCTGAGGAAACCTCCTTCCTGTCATGTGGATGAAACATCAACGACGGACCCAAAACCCGGAACGTCAGCCCTGGAGGTGATGGAGTCCCAGTGTGAAACTGGTTACACCACTGGAGAGACTGGCAATGAGCAGGACCGGGAGCACACAGATTACCTGTACAG GTTTTACCCAGCGATCCTTTCAGATGAGCAGCGCCGCCAGTACAAGAAGGAGTTTGACGCTGATCTGGCTCGCTACAAGAGCCTCTGTGCTGAAATGGATGAACTCAATGACCAGATGCGTGAGCTGAGGAGACAACTGGACCCGTTAGACGAGGACTCCATCAGGTCCCAG GGTGTGGCTGCAGAGTACCACCGACTCAAAGGCCTGAAAAGG ACGCCGGACTATCAAGGAAAAAAGAAACGGTGCAAAGAACTTCGGCAGAAACTTTTCCACATCAAGCATCTGGTGAAAATCTACGACCAGGGTCTTTGA